Proteins co-encoded in one Corvus moneduloides isolate bCorMon1 chromosome 7, bCorMon1.pri, whole genome shotgun sequence genomic window:
- the LOC116446459 gene encoding caspase-8-like: MELPVLLAVSYELSEAELAALKFLSREHVPRRRLEAARSPHDLFEALQEKGVLEAGNLAFLRELLYRIGRIDLLVAHLGSSREQVERELRVPGRARVPPLRYLLFQLSEDITEDELMSFKLLLVKDLPKSKLTRETTMLDILTEMEKKGLLGKDNLSMLKSLCEKINISLWSRIEDGLNLFGQEEMLVTQEERGSTGSSGGHLVSSVAPYLPGNFNDSSQLLEAYKMTSRPCGVCLILNNHNFAKAREGVLEHKHMKDRNGTDVDAEALRNVFSKLHFRVEEYRDLTAEEIRKTVNNFRNEDHEDKDCFVCCILSHGKKGIIYGVDGQEVPIRELTTSFTVQNCNSLAGKPKVFFIQACQGDAFHKGVTIETDSGEQDSSVERDARFQLECIPAEADFLLGMATLQDYVSYRSPREGTWYIQALCQHLEYSCPRGEDVLTILTAVNQEVSRKSCERDAKKQMPQPSFTLRKRLIFPVN, encoded by the exons ATGGAGCTGCCCGTGCTGCTGGCGGTCAGCTACGAGCTGAGCGAGGCCGAGCTGGCGGCGCTCAAGTTCCTCAGCCGGGAGCACGTCCccaggaggaggctggaagCCGCTCGGAGCCCGCACGACTTGTTCGAAGCGCTGCAGGAGAAGGGCGTGCTGGAGGCGGGGAACCTGGCCTtcctcagggagctgctctACCGCATCGGGCGGATCGACCTCCTGGTTGCCCACCTGGGCTCCAGCCGGGAGCAGGTGGAGAGGGAGCTGCGGGTGCCGGGCAGGGCGCGGGTGCCGCCCCTCAG ATACTTGCTCTTTCAGCTGTCTGAAGATATCACCGAAGATGAGCTGATGTCTTTCAAGTTACTTTTGGTCAAAGATTTACCAAAAAGCAAGCTAACCCGTGAGACT ACAATGCTTGACATTCTCACTGAGATGGAAAAGAAGGGCCTTCTGGGAAAAGACAACCTAAGTATGCTGAAGAGTCTCTGTGAAAAAATTAACATCAGCCTGTGGAGCAGAATTGAAGATGGATTAAACCTATTTG GCCAAGAAGAGATGCTTGTCACACAGGAAGAGAGGGGCAGTACAGGAAGCTCTGGGGGGCATCTGGTGTCATCTGTAGCACCCTATCTTCCTGGCAATTTTAATGATTCTTCCCAG ctgcttgAAGCTTACAAAATGACCAGCCGACCCTGTGGAGTGTGCCTGATCCTGAATAATCACAATTTTGCAAAAGCTAGGGAAGGAGTGCTGGAACACAAACACATGAAGGATCGGAATGGTACAGACGTGGATGCAG aGGCTCTGAGGAATGTCTTTAGCAAGCTTCATTTTAGAGTAGAAGAATATAGAGACCTCACTGCAGAAGAAATCCGAAAGACTGTGAACAACTTCCGGAATGAAGACCATGAAGACAAGGactgttttgtttgctgtatCCTGTCTCATGGGAAAAAAGGCATTATATATGGTGTTGATGGGCAGGAAGTACCTATCCGGGAACTGACCACTTCTTTCACTGTACAGAATTGCAACTCACTTGCTGGAAAACCGAAAGTTTTTTTTATTCAGGCCTGCCAAGGTGATGCTTTCCATAAAGGTGTGACCATCGAAACAGATTCTGGAGAGCAAGATTCTTCTGTAGAGCGAGATGCGAGGTTTCAGCTCGAATGCATCCCCGCAGAGGCAGACTTCCTCCTGGGCATGGCAACCCTGCAGGATTACGTCTCCTACAGAAGTCCCAGGGAGGGAACCTGGTACATACAGGCACTGTGCCAGCACCTGGAATACAGCTGTCCTCG AGGGGAAGATGTTCTCACTATCCTGACAGCGGTAAATCAAGAAGTGAGCAGAAAATCCTGTGAGCGGGATGCAAAGAAGCAGATGCCACAGCCCAGTTTCACACTGAGGAAGAGGCTCATCTTCCCTGTCAACTGA